The Gimesia chilikensis genome contains the following window.
GACGGCACCATGTTCGTTCATGATCTCGGTCAGCAGCGTCTGCAGGGCAGAGTTCAGTTTGGCAGGATCGCCACCGGTGGCTTCTTCCAGTTTGGTCGCACAGTAATCCAGTGATTCAGCAACGATGGTGTTCATCGCAACCAGCGGACCGGCGATAGACTGGTTCGCACCCACGGCACGGAATTCAAACCGGTTACCGGTGAAAGCGAACGGGCTGGTTCGGTTACGGTCGCCCGCATCTTTCGGTAGCGGAGGCAGTACGTCGACACCGACGGTCAGTGTGCCTTTCGGAATCGAAGAGTTAGCACCACCGGCTTTAATCTGTTCGAAGACGTCGGTCAGCTGATCACCCAGGAAGACCGAGATGATGGCTGGAGGTGCTTCGTTGGCACCCAGACGATGGTCGTTACTGGCAGATGCGACAACGGATCGCAGCAGGCCCTGGAACTTGTGAACCGCCCGGATGACGGCACCACAGAACAGCAGGAACTGGGCGTTTTCGTGAGGAGTATCGCCGGGATCAAGCAGGTTGCCCTGAGAGGAACTGCCCATTGACCAGTTGACGTGTTTCCCTGAACCGTTCACGCCAGCGAAAGGCTTTTCGTGAGTCAGACAGACCATACCGTATTTTTCTGCAGTGCGACGCAGTGTGGTCATCAGCAGCTGCTGATGGTCAGTTGCGATGTTGGCAGATTCAAACAGCGGAGCAATTTCGAACTGACCCGGAGCCACTTCGTTGTGACGGGTTTTAACGGGAATCCCCAGTTTGAACAGTTCGCGTTCGGCTTCAAACATGAAAGACAGAACACGGTCGGGGATGGCACCGAAGTAATGATCGTCAAATTCCTGTCCCTTGGGAGGCTTGGCGCCAAACAGGGTACGACCGGCGTTGAGCAGGTCGGGACGGGCGTAGTAGAAGTTCTTGTCGATCAGGAAGTATTCCTGTTCCGGACCGGCGGTAGAGGAAACCAGGCTGCCGTCAGTGTGACCGAACAGCTTCAGAATCCGCTGTGCCTGGGTGTTCAGAGCCTGCATCGAACGCAGAACGGGAGTTTTCTTGTCGAGGGCTTCTCCGGTCCAGGAAACGAAAGCGGTCGGAATGCACAGTGTGGTTCCGTTGGTGTTTTCCAGAATGTAAGCAGGGCTGGTGACGTCCCAGATGGTATAACCACGGGCTTCGAAGGTCACGCGGATACCACCGGTCGGGAAGCTCGAACCATCGGGCTCACCCTGGATCAGCTGTGAACCGCTGAATTCAGCAATCGCACCGCCGTCTCCATCCGGAGAGAGGAAGCTGTCGTGCTTTTCTGCGGTGGAACCGGTCAGGGGATAGAAGACGTGTGCGTAGTGGGTCGCACCTTTTTCGATGGCCCAGTCTTTGATTGCGGAAGCAACAACGTCTGCAGTCGAGCAGTCCAGTTTTTCACCAGCTTCGATTGTCTTGACCAGCTTCTTGTAGACTTCTTTCGGCAGACGCTTTTTCATGGTCGACTTGGAGAAGACGTTGGCGTTGAAAAGCTGTGAAGTAGGTTCTTCTTTGTAGTTCATCGGAGGATAACTTGGCTTGTAGCTGGTGACTGCGGCGATGGCGGCGGAACGGGTTGAACCAACGGCTGTTTTAGAGCCATTGCTGCCACCGGAGAATGAAGTGGACGCACTCGAAGTTGCTGTGTTCACTGTTTTGACCTTTTCATAGGGCGATTAATACGACTGACAAAACAACCGGCGGATACAGCTCATACGTGAAGCGCATCACCGGTGAGACGGAGATTCATCCAGGATATTCAAGAGTGCGGGCCTGGCGGCCTGATCCGTTCACGTCGCCGGGCAGTCATTGCCACGTGCCGCTCAAGGGAACCCGCATCCGGAGATTCTGAGTGAGGTTATATCTAATGTTGTTTATGTGATTGATTTCGAAACTGGAGTCGATCGGCGGGTGAATCGCCCGCGAGCTTACACCAGATTGGCTCAGAACTTCCTGTGAAGAAGAATGATTCTTAACAATAGCAGAAGGTGTGCCAAAACGCTGCTGATAACCCGATTTACTGTCACAATCGGCTCCCTGCTGACCCCGCAACGGATGTTTTGGACACCCGGAAGCAGAGGTACGGGATTTTCACCACTTATTCCCCCTGAAATAGAGCCCTTCCGACCTTGCAACCTGCGGACGCCCAATCTGGAGAAAATTGTCTGTTGCTGGAAAGACAACCGGCAAACTGTGCCTGCCCGGAGAGCAGATGCCGAGAATGCGCGCAATTCATGCACGGAAAAAAGGCAGTGTGTTTGGCTACGCAAGATGTGTTCGTATGTATATTCAGTCCAGCAGCAGGTCCGCGATCACCGCCCGGTGATCCGTATCTTCCGCTCGCTGAGCGACGACGCGGACTGGCTGATAGCGAGTGCCGCACCGCACCTGGTCTATCCGCAGGAAGGGAACCGCGTTGGTAATCGTGCAGCCCCAGCCCGCTCCTGCGCTCGTAAATGCATCGCGGAGCCGTGGCGGCAGTTCCCGGAATACGGGATCCCGTGGATTGACGTTGAAGTCCCCGCCCACGATCAGTGGCAGGTCTGCAGGAAGCTCTGCGAGTCGGCGACTGAGTGTACGCAGTTCGTCCCGCTGCAGAATCCGCTGATCGCGATACGCACGCCAGCATTCCGGGTTCCACAGATCTGACCGGAATGGAGGCGGTGTGAGTCGTAGCGAAACCACGGCGATCTCGCGGCCCGTCTGCAGGCGCACTTTGCCGATCACAAAGCTGACCGTCGATGCCAGCGGCTGGATCGGCGTGCGACTCAAAATCGAAGAATCCACACCCGCCAGCAGGCCTGCATTCTCTCCCAGGAGTGGCTGGCTGATGTCGCGGAGTTGAATCACACTCGGCGTTTCCTGGATCAGAATCAGGTCCGCCTCATATTGTTCGAGTGCCGCCACCGCGCGACTGCTGCCATGTGCATTGAGTGAGATAACCCGCAATGGAACCCGCTCTCCCGCCTGTGTGCGCCAGGCCGGATCAGCACTCTTCCAGATCCCACGCCAGAGACTGAGCGGCGTATCCGCAAACACCACCAGGAAGAGGAACCAGAGCCCGATCGAAGCCAGGGCGAAACGTCTGCGTTTCGCCCGTAACAACATCAGCGCCAGTCCCACACCACAGCCAAACCAGCACCAGCTCGGATAAACCGTCACCGCAGCACACGCATCCGGCTGCCAGGCATAACAGACACTGAGTCCGATCCACAGTAGTACCGTGATGGCGGCAGTGATCCGCGCGACAACCCGATCCAGCCTGCTGTCAGGGCGGGACTCAGATTGATGCGTAGTCTCGATCATATTGGGACAGACTTGATTTCAGCAGAGACGATAGACGG
Protein-coding sequences here:
- a CDS encoding glutamine synthetase III family protein, which encodes MNYKEEPTSQLFNANVFSKSTMKKRLPKEVYKKLVKTIEAGEKLDCSTADVVASAIKDWAIEKGATHYAHVFYPLTGSTAEKHDSFLSPDGDGGAIAEFSGSQLIQGEPDGSSFPTGGIRVTFEARGYTIWDVTSPAYILENTNGTTLCIPTAFVSWTGEALDKKTPVLRSMQALNTQAQRILKLFGHTDGSLVSSTAGPEQEYFLIDKNFYYARPDLLNAGRTLFGAKPPKGQEFDDHYFGAIPDRVLSFMFEAERELFKLGIPVKTRHNEVAPGQFEIAPLFESANIATDHQQLLMTTLRRTAEKYGMVCLTHEKPFAGVNGSGKHVNWSMGSSSQGNLLDPGDTPHENAQFLLFCGAVIRAVHKFQGLLRSVVASASNDHRLGANEAPPAIISVFLGDQLTDVFEQIKAGGANSSIPKGTLTVGVDVLPPLPKDAGDRNRTSPFAFTGNRFEFRAVGANQSIAGPLVAMNTIVAESLDYCATKLEEATGGDPAKLNSALQTLLTEIMNEHGAVIFNGDGYSDEWHAEAEKRGLLNLKTTADALPILQTEEVKELFTKYSVLSERELESRLETYLEQYVMSIKVEYNLTLKMAKTMIFPAVIRYQGELVSNCASLKMLDYEFDTKTLDKVTALVKALQDSIGELETAGAENGSEDLLAEANYYCHTILPLMNKVREYADELEGIVADDLWPLPTYQEMLFIK
- a CDS encoding endonuclease/exonuclease/phosphatase family protein, whose product is MIETTHQSESRPDSRLDRVVARITAAITVLLWIGLSVCYAWQPDACAAVTVYPSWCWFGCGVGLALMLLRAKRRRFALASIGLWFLFLVVFADTPLSLWRGIWKSADPAWRTQAGERVPLRVISLNAHGSSRAVAALEQYEADLILIQETPSVIQLRDISQPLLGENAGLLAGVDSSILSRTPIQPLASTVSFVIGKVRLQTGREIAVVSLRLTPPPFRSDLWNPECWRAYRDQRILQRDELRTLSRRLAELPADLPLIVGGDFNVNPRDPVFRELPPRLRDAFTSAGAGWGCTITNAVPFLRIDQVRCGTRYQPVRVVAQRAEDTDHRAVIADLLLD